One genomic window of Bradyrhizobium sp. B124 includes the following:
- a CDS encoding DUF2000 family protein has protein sequence MQFDTKIAVVIRTDLEVWQKLNVASFLAGGIAASFPECIGENYEDGSGTKYLSLIGQPILIYGADRAQLSRALERALAREVKPALYTEDMFKTTHDAANREVVKAVARTELNLVGLAFRAERKVVDKILDGLKFHT, from the coding sequence ATGCAGTTCGATACCAAGATCGCGGTCGTGATCCGCACCGACCTGGAAGTCTGGCAGAAGCTCAACGTGGCGTCGTTTCTCGCCGGTGGCATCGCCGCTTCCTTTCCCGAATGCATCGGCGAGAACTACGAGGACGGCTCGGGGACGAAGTATCTGTCCCTGATCGGCCAGCCGATCCTGATCTACGGCGCCGACCGCGCGCAGTTGTCGCGCGCGCTGGAACGTGCGCTGGCGCGCGAGGTGAAACCTGCGCTCTATACCGAGGACATGTTCAAGACCACGCATGATGCTGCCAACCGTGAGGTCGTGAAGGCGGTCGCGCGCACGGAACTCAACCTCGTCGGCCTTGCCTTTCGCGCCGAGCGCAAGGTGGTCGACAAGATCCTCGATGGGCTGAAGTTTCACACGTAG
- a CDS encoding DUF4189 domain-containing protein: protein MLLGATRFSVESFIPKARAAGAFAVGKCGAYGQAYDYPAEGAARAAALKQCKDDCTTVTMKRACAALAIDMRNPCGAHGYAVAPKISSSLNAATKKCYDYGGKECVIRAWACDAKG from the coding sequence TTGCTACTCGGTGCCACGCGCTTCTCCGTGGAATCCTTCATCCCCAAGGCTCGCGCGGCCGGCGCGTTCGCGGTCGGCAAATGCGGGGCGTATGGCCAGGCTTACGACTACCCGGCGGAAGGCGCGGCGCGCGCCGCGGCGCTGAAGCAGTGCAAGGACGATTGCACCACCGTGACCATGAAGCGCGCCTGTGCCGCGCTCGCGATCGACATGAGGAATCCTTGCGGCGCGCATGGCTATGCGGTGGCGCCGAAGATCTCGAGCTCGCTCAATGCCGCGACCAAGAAATGCTACGACTATGGCGGCAAGGAATGCGTGATCCGCGCCTGGGCATGCGACGCCAAGGGGTAA
- a CDS encoding molybdopterin-binding/glycosyltransferase family 2 protein: MKFGPASPADAIGGVTVHTLRQGTLVLKKGTTIGPDEVEALTKAGVKDIVVVRLEEGDVSEDVAAASIAQAVAGEGVNVERAFTGRANLFAARPGVLVVDSAAVDRINGVDEAITFATLSAFKPVVEGEMIATVKLIPFGVEGRLRDAAVAVAGKDTLRIAPYTIKKVGVVSTLLPGLAPKVIDKTLRVTAERLAPAGATIIAERRVPHDETVLAASIKELLGLGAELVIVFGASAIADRRDVIPAAITEIGGAIEHFGMPVDPGNLLLIGSAGGVPVLGAPGCARSPVENGFDWVLMRLLAGIKVTRSDLTGMGVGGLLMEIVTRPQPRTVPDTEGNRNVAAIVLAAGRSTRMGGPNKLLAELDGKKLARIVAEQALASKASEVIVVTGHQADLVEQALDGLKVRFVRNPDFAGGLASSVKAGISAVSDSADGAVVCLGDMPLIDAKLIDRLIENFAPDRGHLIAVPVCEGRRGNPVLWSRRFFRELMTLDGDIGARHLIAKHTEVVAEVPVEGNSAFLDIDTPQALEAARRG, from the coding sequence ATGAAGTTCGGTCCCGCCAGTCCGGCCGACGCGATTGGCGGCGTCACCGTGCACACGCTCCGCCAGGGTACGCTGGTGCTGAAGAAGGGCACCACGATCGGCCCTGACGAGGTCGAGGCGCTGACCAAAGCCGGCGTCAAGGACATCGTCGTGGTACGGCTGGAGGAGGGCGACGTCTCCGAGGACGTCGCGGCCGCCAGCATCGCGCAGGCGGTGGCGGGCGAGGGCGTCAATGTCGAGCGCGCCTTCACCGGCCGCGCCAATCTGTTCGCGGCGCGCCCGGGCGTGCTGGTGGTCGACAGCGCCGCGGTCGATCGCATCAACGGCGTCGACGAGGCGATCACCTTTGCAACGCTCTCAGCGTTCAAGCCGGTGGTCGAAGGCGAGATGATCGCGACCGTCAAGCTGATCCCGTTCGGCGTCGAGGGCCGGCTGCGCGATGCCGCAGTTGCAGTCGCGGGCAAGGATACGCTGCGGATCGCGCCTTACACGATCAAGAAGGTCGGCGTGGTCTCGACGCTGCTGCCGGGCCTTGCGCCGAAGGTGATCGACAAGACGCTGCGCGTCACCGCCGAACGGCTCGCGCCGGCCGGTGCCACCATCATCGCCGAGCGCCGGGTGCCGCATGACGAGACCGTACTCGCGGCTTCGATCAAGGAATTGCTCGGCTTGGGGGCCGAGCTCGTCATCGTGTTCGGCGCATCGGCGATCGCCGACCGCCGCGACGTGATCCCGGCCGCCATCACCGAGATCGGCGGCGCGATCGAGCATTTCGGCATGCCGGTCGATCCCGGCAATCTGCTCCTGATCGGCAGCGCCGGCGGCGTGCCGGTGCTGGGCGCGCCGGGCTGCGCGCGCTCGCCGGTCGAGAACGGTTTTGACTGGGTGCTGATGCGGCTGCTCGCCGGCATCAAGGTGACACGGTCGGATCTCACCGGCATGGGCGTCGGCGGCCTCTTGATGGAGATCGTGACGCGGCCGCAGCCGCGCACCGTCCCGGACACCGAAGGCAACCGCAACGTCGCGGCCATCGTGCTCGCCGCCGGACGTTCGACCCGGATGGGCGGCCCGAACAAGCTGCTCGCCGAGCTCGACGGCAAGAAGCTCGCGCGAATCGTCGCCGAGCAGGCGCTGGCCTCGAAGGCTTCGGAGGTGATCGTCGTCACCGGGCACCAGGCCGATCTGGTCGAGCAGGCGCTTGATGGACTCAAGGTCAGGTTCGTCCGCAACCCGGATTTCGCCGGCGGTCTCGCCAGCTCGGTGAAGGCCGGCATCTCGGCGGTCTCCGACAGCGCCGATGGCGCGGTGGTCTGCCTCGGCGACATGCCGCTGATCGATGCGAAGCTGATCGATCGCCTGATCGAAAACTTTGCGCCCGATCGCGGCCATCTGATCGCAGTGCCCGTCTGCGAGGGTCGCCGTGGTAATCCGGTGTTGTGGTCGCGGCGCTTCTTCAGGGAATTGATGACGCTCGACGGCGACATCGGCGCCCGTCATCTGATCGCCAAGCATACCGAGGTGGTCGCCGAGGTCCCGGTCGAAGGCAACAGCGCCTTCCTCGACATCGACACGCCGCAGGCGCTGGAAGCCGCGCGCCGCGGCTAG
- a CDS encoding XdhC family protein codes for MKLEILKELNAERAARRPVIIVTDTANGEQRLVKAKDIAADPLRAELAKQLRMGKSGNVEVAGKKLFLNVYAPTAKLVIIGAVHISQALAPLARSLDYDVTVVDPRTAFASPERFPDVPLVAEWPDVALPPLNVDHYTAFVAVTHDPKIDDPALLHAFDRDCFYIGALGSRKTHAKRAERLRAQGAKDSDIARIHAPIGLDIGAVSPSEIAVAIMAEITAQLRLPPKEKEEAA; via the coding sequence GTGAAACTCGAGATCCTCAAAGAGCTCAATGCCGAACGCGCCGCGCGCCGCCCGGTCATCATCGTCACCGACACCGCCAATGGCGAGCAGCGCTTGGTCAAGGCCAAGGACATCGCCGCCGATCCGCTACGCGCCGAGCTCGCCAAGCAGCTGCGGATGGGCAAGAGCGGCAATGTCGAGGTCGCGGGCAAGAAGCTGTTCCTCAACGTCTACGCGCCGACCGCAAAGCTCGTGATCATCGGAGCGGTCCATATCAGCCAGGCGCTGGCGCCGCTGGCGCGCTCGCTCGATTACGACGTGACCGTGGTCGATCCGCGCACCGCGTTTGCAAGCCCGGAGCGTTTCCCCGACGTGCCGCTGGTCGCCGAATGGCCCGACGTCGCGCTGCCGCCGCTCAACGTCGATCACTACACGGCGTTCGTCGCGGTGACGCACGATCCCAAAATCGACGATCCGGCGCTGCTGCACGCCTTCGACCGCGACTGCTTCTATATCGGCGCGCTCGGCTCGCGGAAGACGCACGCCAAGCGCGCCGAGCGGCTGCGTGCGCAGGGCGCCAAGGACAGCGACATCGCGCGCATCCACGCGCCGATCGGGCTCGATATCGGCGCGGTGTCGCCGTCGGAGATCGCGGTTGCGATCATGGCCGAGATCACCGCGCAGCTGCGCTTGCCTCCCAAAGAAAAAGAAGAAGCGGCATGA
- a CDS encoding XdhC family protein — protein sequence MLNRDEDILQAAETWQKQGHGVALATVVETWGSAPRPAGSSLVINDDGTFLGSVSGGCVEGAVVTEALDVIASGQPKMLEFGVADETAWNVGLSCGGTIRVFVEKVG from the coding sequence ATGCTGAACCGCGACGAAGACATCCTTCAGGCCGCCGAGACCTGGCAGAAGCAGGGCCATGGCGTGGCGCTCGCCACCGTGGTCGAGACCTGGGGCTCGGCGCCGCGCCCGGCCGGTTCGAGCCTCGTCATCAATGACGACGGCACGTTCTTGGGCAGCGTCTCCGGCGGCTGCGTCGAGGGCGCTGTCGTCACCGAGGCGCTCGACGTGATCGCGAGCGGCCAGCCAAAAATGCTCGAATTCGGCGTCGCCGACGAGACGGCCTGGAATGTTGGCCTTTCCTGCGGCGGCACCATCCGCGTGTTCGTCGAGAAGGTCGGGTAG
- a CDS encoding VWA domain-containing protein, translating to MAINHLNPPTGHMADNVIGFARALRAAGLPVGPGSVIDALDALQLIEVGHRLDFYATLEAIFVKRHEHALIFRQAFELFFRAAEEWKSMLDSVPLPDHARKKPPPASRRVQEAMAQPAKSEERPQAQEQELKLSVSDKEVLQKKDFAQMTAAEIAEVTREIARMRLPQAELVTRRYQPDARGLRLDMRRTVRNSLRTGGEIIDIRKLGRIEKPAPIVALLDISGSMSEYTRLFLHFLHAITDYRKRVSVFLFGTRLTNVTRALRARDPDEALASCTSSVEDWAGGTRIATSLHTFNQLWARRVLGQGAIVLLISDGLEREADAKLAFEMDRLHRSCRRLIWLNPLLRYSGFEAKAQGIKMMLPHVDEFRPVHNLTSIKGLIGALSSPPPAHHRSLIRSVA from the coding sequence ATGGCCATCAACCACCTCAATCCCCCAACCGGCCACATGGCCGACAACGTGATCGGCTTTGCCCGCGCGTTGCGGGCGGCCGGGCTTCCCGTGGGGCCGGGCTCGGTGATCGATGCGCTCGATGCGCTGCAGCTTATCGAGGTCGGCCATCGCTTAGACTTCTACGCCACGTTGGAGGCGATCTTCGTCAAGCGCCATGAGCACGCGCTGATCTTCCGCCAGGCCTTCGAGCTGTTCTTCCGCGCCGCCGAGGAGTGGAAGAGCATGCTGGATTCGGTCCCGCTGCCCGATCACGCCAGGAAGAAGCCGCCGCCGGCCTCGCGCCGCGTCCAGGAGGCGATGGCGCAGCCGGCGAAGAGCGAGGAGCGGCCGCAGGCCCAGGAGCAGGAGCTCAAGCTCTCGGTCTCCGACAAGGAGGTGCTGCAGAAGAAGGATTTTGCGCAGATGACCGCGGCGGAGATCGCCGAGGTGACGCGCGAGATCGCCAGGATGCGGCTGCCGCAGGCCGAACTGGTCACCCGCCGCTACCAGCCGGATGCGCGGGGATTGCGGCTCGACATGCGGCGCACCGTGCGCAACTCGCTGCGCACCGGCGGTGAGATCATCGATATCCGAAAGCTCGGCCGGATCGAGAAGCCGGCGCCGATCGTGGCGCTGCTCGATATCTCCGGCTCGATGAGCGAGTACACCCGCCTGTTCCTGCACTTCCTGCACGCCATCACCGACTACCGCAAGCGGGTCTCGGTGTTCCTGTTCGGCACCCGCCTGACCAATGTGACGCGCGCGTTACGGGCGCGTGACCCCGACGAGGCGTTGGCGAGCTGCACGTCCTCGGTCGAGGACTGGGCCGGCGGGACGCGGATCGCGACCTCGCTGCACACCTTCAACCAGCTCTGGGCCCGCCGGGTGCTCGGGCAGGGCGCGATCGTCCTCCTTATATCCGATGGACTAGAACGCGAGGCCGATGCCAAACTGGCCTTCGAGATGGACCGATTGCACCGCTCCTGCCGCCGCCTGATCTGGCTCAACCCGCTGCTGCGCTATTCCGGCTTCGAGGCCAAGGCCCAGGGCATCAAAATGATGCTGCCCCACGTTGACGAATTTCGTCCGGTGCATAACTTGACGTCCATCAAGGGCTTGATCGGGGCGCTGTCATCCCCGCCACCGGCGCACCACCGCAGCCTGATCCGCTCTGTAGCCTAA
- a CDS encoding MoxR family ATPase: MSAPALPTSVDALEELLTSRGYLAERSLATVTYLALRMGRPLFLEGEAGVGKTEIAKVLSAALGRKLIRLQCYEGLDVASAVYEWSSAAQMIAIRLAEASGDTDRDQLASDIFAERFLIKRPLLQALEPDVAGPPVLLIDELDRADEAFEAYLLEILSDFQVTIPELGTVKAPAPPIVIITSNRTREIHDALKRRCLYHWVDYPTADRELAIVKSRVPNISAKLSQQVVRFVQALRNQDFYKSPGVAETIDWATALSELDARSLTPQVVGDTLGALLKYQDDIARMQGDALQKTLKEATSET, from the coding sequence ATGAGTGCACCGGCGTTACCCACTTCCGTCGATGCGCTCGAGGAGCTGCTGACGTCGCGCGGCTATCTCGCCGAGCGGTCGCTCGCGACCGTGACCTATCTGGCGCTGCGCATGGGCCGGCCGCTGTTCCTCGAAGGCGAGGCCGGCGTCGGCAAGACCGAGATCGCAAAGGTCCTGTCGGCGGCGCTCGGGCGCAAGCTGATCCGCCTGCAATGCTATGAAGGTCTCGATGTCGCTTCCGCCGTCTATGAGTGGAGCAGCGCGGCGCAGATGATCGCGATCCGGCTCGCGGAAGCCTCCGGCGATACCGATCGCGACCAGCTCGCCAGCGACATTTTCGCCGAGCGCTTCCTGATCAAGCGGCCGCTGCTGCAGGCGCTCGAGCCCGATGTCGCTGGCCCCCCGGTGCTGCTGATCGACGAGCTCGACCGCGCCGACGAGGCGTTCGAGGCGTATCTCCTGGAAATCCTCAGCGACTTCCAGGTCACGATCCCCGAGCTGGGCACCGTGAAGGCGCCGGCGCCGCCGATCGTCATCATTACCTCGAACCGCACCCGCGAGATCCACGACGCGCTGAAGCGACGCTGCCTCTATCACTGGGTGGATTATCCCACGGCCGACCGCGAGCTCGCGATCGTCAAGTCGCGGGTGCCGAACATTTCCGCCAAACTGTCGCAGCAGGTCGTCCGCTTCGTGCAGGCGCTCCGCAACCAGGATTTCTACAAGTCGCCGGGCGTCGCCGAGACCATCGACTGGGCCACCGCGCTGTCCGAGCTCGACGCGCGCTCGCTGACGCCGCAGGTGGTCGGCGACACGCTGGGCGCACTCTTGAAGTACCAGGACGACATCGCGCGCATGCAGGGCGATGCGTTGCAGAAGACATTGAAGGAAGCGACGAGCGAGACGTAA
- a CDS encoding xanthine dehydrogenase family protein subunit M, with translation MYEFKYHRPGTVRQAANLLVKNEDAKLIAGGHTLVPVMKQRLASPPHLVDLSHIEGLDTIEMKGRSLVIGATAKHAEVANSAVVGEAIPALAELAGMIGDPAVRHRGTIGGSLANNDPTADYPAAVLALGATIVTNKRRLKAEEYFQGLFTTALEADEIITKVMFPLPKKAAYVKFRNQASRYALVGVFVAKRPSDVRVAVTGAGSDGVFRVTAFEEPLKKRFSHKVLDGIAVPADGLNSDLHGSAEYRAHLIGVLTRRAVEAANAKD, from the coding sequence ATGTACGAATTCAAATATCATCGCCCTGGCACCGTGCGGCAGGCCGCCAACCTGCTGGTGAAGAACGAGGACGCCAAGCTGATCGCCGGCGGTCACACGCTGGTGCCGGTCATGAAGCAGCGGCTCGCAAGCCCGCCGCATCTGGTCGACCTCTCCCATATCGAAGGTCTCGACACGATCGAGATGAAGGGCCGCTCGCTGGTGATCGGCGCCACCGCCAAGCACGCCGAGGTCGCGAACTCCGCTGTTGTCGGCGAGGCGATCCCGGCGCTGGCCGAGCTTGCCGGCATGATCGGCGATCCCGCCGTGCGCCACCGTGGCACCATCGGCGGCTCGCTCGCCAACAACGACCCGACCGCGGACTATCCGGCTGCGGTGCTGGCGCTGGGCGCGACCATCGTCACCAACAAGCGCCGCCTCAAGGCCGAGGAGTATTTCCAGGGCCTGTTCACGACCGCGCTGGAGGCCGACGAGATCATCACCAAGGTGATGTTCCCGCTGCCGAAGAAGGCGGCCTATGTGAAGTTCCGCAACCAGGCCTCGCGCTACGCGTTGGTTGGTGTGTTCGTGGCCAAGCGTCCGTCCGACGTGCGCGTCGCGGTCACCGGTGCGGGCTCTGACGGCGTGTTCCGCGTCACCGCGTTCGAGGAGCCCCTGAAGAAGCGCTTCTCGCACAAGGTGCTCGACGGCATCGCGGTTCCGGCCGACGGGCTGAACAGCGACCTGCACGGCAGTGCCGAATACCGCGCCCATCTGATCGGCGTTCTGACGCGCAGGGCGGTGGAAGCCGCCAACGCCAAGGACTAG
- a CDS encoding (2Fe-2S)-binding protein, translating to MAKISMIVNGNPVNANVDPRTLLVQFLRENLRLTGTHVGCDTSQCGACVVHLDGKAVKSCTTLAVMADGHEVKTIEGLAADGAPLHPMQEAFREHHGLQCGFCTPGMIMTAVDLVHRKGHDLSDEVIREELEGNLCRCTGYQNIVASIAAGAKAMAKSDLA from the coding sequence ATGGCCAAGATTTCAATGATCGTGAACGGCAACCCCGTGAACGCGAACGTCGACCCCCGTACCCTTCTGGTCCAGTTTCTGCGCGAAAACCTGCGGCTGACAGGTACCCATGTCGGCTGCGACACCTCGCAGTGCGGCGCCTGCGTCGTGCATCTGGACGGCAAGGCGGTGAAGTCCTGCACGACGCTTGCGGTGATGGCCGACGGTCATGAGGTCAAGACCATCGAGGGGCTGGCGGCCGATGGCGCGCCGCTGCATCCGATGCAGGAGGCCTTCCGCGAGCATCACGGCCTGCAGTGCGGCTTCTGCACGCCGGGCATGATCATGACCGCCGTCGACCTGGTCCATCGCAAGGGCCACGACCTCTCCGACGAGGTGATCCGGGAGGAGCTGGAAGGCAATCTGTGCCGCTGCACCGGCTACCAGAACATCGTTGCTTCGATCGCCGCCGGCGCCAAGGCGATGGCCAAATCGGACCTCGCCTAA
- a CDS encoding carbon monoxide dehydrogenase subunit G, with protein MAMTMTGEVQLAAPRQAVWDKLNDPEVLKACIPGCEELEKTDEGGFRATAKMKVGPVSARFKGKVTLSDLDPPNGYKISGEGEGGVAGFAKGGATVGLADKDGGTLLSYNVEAQIGGKLAQLGQRLINGAAKKLADEFFANFAKAVQG; from the coding sequence ATGGCCATGACAATGACCGGCGAAGTCCAGCTTGCAGCGCCGCGCCAGGCTGTGTGGGACAAGCTCAACGATCCCGAGGTGCTGAAGGCCTGCATTCCCGGCTGCGAAGAGCTGGAGAAGACCGACGAGGGCGGCTTCCGCGCCACCGCCAAGATGAAGGTCGGCCCGGTCTCGGCCCGCTTCAAGGGCAAGGTCACCTTGAGCGATCTCGATCCGCCGAACGGCTACAAGATCTCAGGCGAAGGCGAGGGCGGCGTGGCCGGCTTCGCCAAGGGCGGCGCCACCGTCGGCCTCGCCGACAAGGATGGCGGCACGCTGCTGAGCTACAACGTAGAGGCGCAGATCGGCGGCAAGCTCGCCCAGCTCGGCCAGCGCCTGATCAACGGCGCCGCCAAGAAGCTGGCGGACGAATTCTTTGCAAATTTTGCCAAGGCGGTACAAGGTTAG
- a CDS encoding 3-carboxy-cis,cis-muconate cycloisomerase: MSTALSPLLAPMLSSAAMRAVCDDAATLQNMLDFEAALAGAEVACGVIPAASAGPIASACRAESFDLAALADAATRSGNLAIPLVKALTANVAKADAEAARYVHWGATSQDVIDTATMLSLRAGIDALLADLDRAVAGFAGLARAHRDTAVVARTWLQHALPMPFGLKLAEYAAALHRSRKRLLRLRRETLAVQFGGAAGTLAALGNNGLSVAAALAQELDLPLPDAPWHTHRDRIAEAASVFAILAGSCGKIARDISLMMQTDVGEAFEPAGAGRGGSSTMPHKRNPVAAASALGAATMAPNLAATIFAAQVQDHERSAGPWHAEWPTLPGLMLVTSGALAAIVDLAEGLEVDAARMRANLDATHGLIMAEAVTFALAEKIGKGDAHHLIEAASKKAVAEKKHLRDVLSADATVTAHLDAKKIAGLFEPMAYQGASQALIDRLLASLDDK, encoded by the coding sequence ATGAGCACAGCCCTCTCCCCCCTGCTTGCGCCGATGCTGTCGAGCGCCGCGATGCGCGCGGTGTGCGACGACGCTGCCACCCTGCAAAACATGCTGGATTTCGAGGCCGCGCTGGCCGGCGCCGAAGTGGCCTGCGGCGTGATTCCCGCGGCTAGCGCGGGACCGATCGCTAGCGCCTGCAGGGCCGAATCATTCGACCTTGCCGCGCTGGCCGATGCCGCGACGCGATCCGGTAATCTGGCGATCCCGCTGGTAAAGGCCCTGACCGCCAACGTCGCCAAGGCGGATGCCGAGGCAGCGCGCTATGTGCATTGGGGGGCGACCAGCCAGGACGTCATCGACACCGCGACCATGCTGTCGCTGCGCGCCGGCATCGATGCGCTGCTCGCCGACCTCGACCGCGCCGTTGCGGGTTTTGCCGGGCTTGCCCGTGCCCATCGTGACACCGCGGTGGTGGCGCGGACCTGGCTGCAGCATGCGCTGCCGATGCCGTTCGGCCTGAAGCTCGCCGAATATGCCGCGGCCCTGCATCGATCCCGCAAGCGCTTACTGCGCCTGCGCCGCGAGACGCTGGCGGTGCAATTCGGCGGCGCCGCCGGCACGCTCGCCGCGCTCGGCAACAACGGACTTTCGGTCGCAGCAGCGCTTGCGCAGGAATTGGACCTGCCCTTGCCGGATGCGCCCTGGCACACCCACCGCGACCGCATCGCCGAGGCCGCGTCGGTGTTCGCCATCCTCGCCGGCAGCTGCGGCAAGATCGCGCGCGACATTTCACTGATGATGCAGACCGATGTCGGCGAAGCCTTCGAGCCCGCCGGCGCCGGCCGCGGCGGCTCCTCGACCATGCCGCACAAGCGCAACCCCGTCGCCGCCGCGAGCGCGCTGGGGGCTGCGACCATGGCGCCGAACCTCGCTGCCACGATCTTCGCAGCGCAGGTGCAGGACCATGAGCGCAGCGCCGGCCCGTGGCATGCGGAATGGCCGACATTGCCGGGCCTGATGCTGGTGACCTCGGGCGCGCTTGCCGCCATCGTCGATCTCGCCGAAGGCCTCGAGGTCGATGCGGCGCGCATGCGCGCCAATCTCGATGCGACCCACGGGCTGATCATGGCGGAAGCCGTCACCTTTGCGCTCGCCGAAAAGATCGGCAAGGGCGACGCCCATCATCTGATCGAAGCCGCGAGCAAGAAGGCGGTCGCCGAGAAGAAGCATTTGCGCGACGTGCTGTCGGCGGATGCGACGGTCACCGCGCATCTCGACGCCAAGAAAATCGCGGGGCTGTTCGAGCCGATGGCCTATCAGGGCGCCTCGCAGGCGCTGATCGACCGCCTGCTGGCTTCACTGGATGACAAGTAG
- the pcaD gene encoding 3-oxoadipate enol-lactonase has translation MPMINADGCLLNVQVDGRDGGPTLMLSNSLGCTLQMWEPQMRALTQMFRVIRYDRRGHGKSGVPAGPYSMERFGRDALAILDDLNIEKVHWCGLSMGGMVGQWLGANAPERFGKIILANTACYYPDPTNWLNRIKAVKQGGIAAVADTVIAGWLTADFREREPETAARMKAMLLASPVEGYLACCEALSTLDQRALLPRIKSPTLVIAGKQDMATPVSAGEMIRSGIPGASMTLLDAAHISNVEQSHAFTEAVVGFLTQR, from the coding sequence ATGCCGATGATCAACGCCGACGGATGCCTGCTCAACGTCCAGGTGGATGGCCGCGACGGCGGGCCGACCTTGATGCTGTCGAACTCGCTCGGCTGCACCTTGCAGATGTGGGAGCCGCAGATGCGCGCGCTGACACAGATGTTCCGCGTCATTCGCTACGACCGCCGAGGCCACGGCAAATCCGGCGTGCCCGCAGGGCCCTACTCGATGGAACGGTTCGGCCGCGACGCGCTAGCGATCCTCGACGACCTCAATATCGAGAAGGTGCACTGGTGCGGCCTGTCGATGGGCGGCATGGTCGGACAGTGGTTAGGGGCCAACGCGCCTGAAAGATTCGGCAAGATCATCCTCGCCAACACCGCCTGCTACTATCCCGATCCGACCAACTGGCTGAACCGCATCAAGGCGGTGAAGCAAGGCGGCATCGCGGCCGTCGCCGACACCGTCATCGCGGGCTGGCTGACCGCCGACTTCCGCGAGCGCGAGCCCGAGACCGCGGCACGCATGAAGGCGATGCTGCTGGCCTCTCCCGTCGAAGGCTATCTCGCCTGCTGCGAGGCGCTGTCGACGCTCGACCAGCGCGCGCTGTTGCCCCGGATCAAGAGCCCGACCCTGGTGATCGCGGGAAAGCAGGACATGGCGACGCCGGTGTCGGCGGGTGAGATGATCCGCAGCGGCATTCCCGGCGCCAGCATGACGCTGCTCGATGCCGCGCACATCTCCAATGTCGAGCAGTCGCACGCCTTCACCGAAGCCGTGGTCGGCTTCCTGACGCAACGCTGA
- a CDS encoding carboxymuconolactone decarboxylase family protein, with the protein MDDNQRRDDGMTQRRKVLGNEWVDKSIKNRNAFNTDFQDLITRYAWGDIWTRPHFDHRTRRVLVIGTMVALGQWDEFRLHVRAALSEGGFTPEDIKEILLQQAIYCGVPAANHAVKEAGAIIAELGLLKG; encoded by the coding sequence ATGGACGACAATCAGCGCCGCGACGACGGCATGACGCAGCGCCGCAAGGTGCTTGGCAATGAATGGGTCGACAAGTCGATCAAGAACCGCAACGCGTTCAACACCGACTTCCAGGACCTGATCACGCGCTATGCGTGGGGCGATATCTGGACCCGGCCGCATTTCGATCACCGCACGCGCCGCGTGCTGGTGATCGGCACCATGGTCGCGCTCGGCCAGTGGGACGAGTTCCGCCTGCATGTGCGCGCAGCGCTCAGCGAAGGCGGCTTCACGCCTGAGGACATCAAGGAGATCCTGCTGCAGCAGGCGATCTATTGCGGCGTGCCCGCCGCCAATCACGCCGTCAAGGAAGCCGGCGCGATCATTGCCGAACTAGGGCTGCTGAAGGGATAG